The segment GTTTCAGAAAGGATACACGTTGAGTCTCTGGCCTATATCTTGGATTAAGTTGGCGGCCTGCTGCCGGTAAGAGAGCTCCCTGTCAGCCTCTATTCCGCAGCGTCGAGACGGTGTGTTTTCGAGCTGCTCCCGGGTGAAGAGCCATTTCGTAGAGGGTCCCCGGTGCACCGCCATTACGCTCCCACAGCCAAGCCCGACGGTGCTAGCATCGGGAGGGAGCGGGGCGACGGGGGCACCGGAAAGACGACATGAGCAGCTGAAGCGGATTGAAAACCGGTTAAAGCCGTTGTGAACAGCGCCGCCCGCGGCCGGTGGTGCGAATAACAGCTGCGGTTACTATTACGAATGGATGCTCGGTTAACACTTAATCCACAATAAGTCCCACTAAACATTATACAAACATCTATCAGTTTGACCAGGGAACACTAATAACCCCGTCTGTCCCGTTTCTACTCGAGTCATCAGATAAAATAAAGCCAGTAGattatttaattgaaatatCCGCATTATCCACTAGAGGTCACAGCTATTCTCTCACTGGcctgttattttttaattaaactccCAAAcagtgttcatttttgtttgtctctacATATTCCTATCTTGCCAAATAACACGATTGTATTTAAGCATCAAATTAGtagaattaaatattttaaaaatacattataatttTGATAATATAGTGTCATAGAGGAGTTTATCAGTGTGAAATTCACTTTTTGCATGTGTCCAACCCTAATTAAATTTCTAAACATGCTTCAAAGCTGAACTGGAGCTTTCAGGATCCTAGAttgccctaaccctaaccataatCCCCAAATTTACCTCACCTAAAATGTATCCCACATGTATTTCCACTcgctcattttatttttacatgattAAAACAAGTACAATCACAGTGTTACTCCAGAGTACTGGAGTAACACTGAATTGTTTATATGAGATAGGGTTTCACCACAAAGTGACATGGTTCAGCATTAATTGGGAGTTCACTGAActcatatttcacatttaataacttcagtgaaatgttttacctCTATCCCTTTTGGAGTTGGTGCATGTTGTTTTGCTTAACCCAACTAATTGTACAACACCTGCCTATGATTCGACACCCACTGTGTGCTGGCTTGTGCTGCATTTATATTATCATAGTTGACACCACAGCTCAAGCACAATGCACCATATTTCTATGGCAGAGTCACAGAACACGTTTAATAAAATGCCACATGGTGCAGTCTCCTGTGctgcagtactgtgtgtttacCACTAACAGGAGGCAAAGACCAAGAACAGAAGTGAAGCTCGGTGACTGGAGAGTTCCTGAACAAAACAAGATGAATAAAAAGTGTAGGTTTAGCTACAGAAACCCTAACCCCTGCATAAGAATCTCAAACGACCACATGTAACCTGGTTCATGTCAGCTTGATGTCAGTGTACGGTGACTGattatgaaatgtgaaaatgtggagAGCATCAAGTCTCTGAGGGACAAAGTTCCCCTGATGAATCATCCTGCGCCCTCAAGTTGCCcataatgataaaacatttcaataataatcattaataaaatCCTAATTTTGATCTTCAGTGTAGATAAAGATGTGGAGATAAGACAAGACACTGTCACTGTATAGTGATAGTATGATGGTAAGTGTGCAGAATACTTCATTAGTAAACATGCTAATTAAGTAGCTCTGTATCTTGGCAACCAGGAATCTCATTACTTTCCCAGATGTAGTGTAATCAGTATCCCAACACTACTTCAGTAAtatcttctgtctcttctctctgatCTTATATCATGACCGGTGTGGACAGGTGAGTGTGTCCAGTCCACGTGGGACCCAACAGCAGCACGTGCGGGACGTCACGTGAGTCGCACCTGGGTCAGTAATTCACGCGCAGGTGCAGATTTTTCACGACGTCGCGATTTAGACGCCGATTTTTCTGCCGCTCGTCTCTGTCGTCAGGTGAGTCCCGCTGCAGACGGACTGGTTCCGGTGGAcaccttcaaaataaacacCTGTGCTCTCTCTGAATTACAGGTGGAGCTGTAACATAGCTGCTTGTAGCCTGATCAGTGCACTCAGGTATGAGCAGCGTGGGGAGGAACAGGCAATAATTAATCTGCTGTCACTAATGTGAGCAGgataattacagtttttaaatagaCTTTAATATCAAGTGTACTGGGACTTAAAATAGTACTAAATGACCACAGGTGTACTCGAATACCTGAAGTACAAACTGTACTATCTTACTTCATCTTTGGGTAAATATTTCCACTACATTAAATCAACCAGTCTCTGCGTTATACTGTTTTATTGTAGTTAGGGTAAAATGTGAAGTCCTAAGCACGTTGAGTTAGAGGgtaataaaaacctttaacatCACTTCAGTGGGCTGCAGCTTGTTTAACACGTTTGACTATAAAGAAAACCAtaatatcaattattattaattaaactaaaagaCGATGCACCATTTTGAACCAAACTGACTTTTCACATTGTGTCTTCCAGGTGATTAATGATGGCGTTTGTTTTGAAAGCCACAATCTCTAATTTCCGGTAATATTTCACCTCACGGTTTGTAATTTGGCGCATCTGGACCTGCAGCCCTGCAAGAAGTCTCCCTCCCTCCGTCCGTCCCTCTCCGTGTCTGGGTCTCTCCCTAGTTGAAAGCTTGCACTTCTCGCTCAAGTGTGACATTTTTGGAGTTCCTCAGTGGAGCCGCGACCCGCCGACAAGATGACAGACCCCACACCGCCAGACCCCACTGCAGTCCCGGACCCCGCTGTAGTAGTGGACCCCACGGTGGTGAACGGCCAGTGcgagcaacagcagcagcagcagccccacACAGAAAGTCAGGGAGAGGGTTTGAAGATGGACCAGGAGATGAAGATCACAGACAGCATAGAGGACGGAGGTAGGCGGTGGGAAATATGTTCAAAGTTTAGGATTCATCGGACGCCCCATGGAGAGAGCGCACGGTGTGCGTAATACCACGGAGAGTAGTAGAACCTGTGTTTTACGCTGCATGAAACCTGTTTACACCTAAATCCATTCGGTTCTTTTGAAAATGTTGCTCCTCTAATGTCTCTATTCTAACTGCGCACAAACAAGACGTGATTTCTTGGTGAAAAGTGCTATAATTCATGAGTGACACGTTAATATTGTGATCGATATGATCAATTATTTACAGAGCTGGGTAGAAATAGAGTGCAGAGGGGGCACACCTCCATATCATTAGATATTATTAGACATATGCTACCAGAACTTCTGTGCTGCAATTACAGATTTCGTGATTTGCCACAGGCAGTAATTTAAACAGAGGCAGGTGTTCCACATCTTAAAAAGGATTCTTCTGTTCCTGTAAGACCAACTAATCAGGCTGGAATCTGTAATTTTAAGGCATTGAGTGGTGACTGATGGAAGATTTTTAAAGACGCTGCCCAACCCTGGTTAGTATTAGGGTGCTTTTGTTcctgaaatattaaagaataGCCTGCCCCTAAAATATGACTATATAACCAGTTCTGACACAAAGTTTGCTTTAATGAAAGattgaaacacatttaactttTGTGCAAATTCATCATGTCAAAGTGAAGGTAAATGCAACcatactgtttaaataaatacagtataacacatactttcatacatacatactttcCAGGATGAATCAGTAGCTTATTTTGGTATAATTTTAATTCTGCTAAATGATTAAGTTCACTATTTTACTCGCTCTAAGTCATGTCTGTTCGTTGCGGGTCACCGTGTCTCGTGTTGCTGTCTGCAGGTCTTCTGGAGAGCAGTATGCGTCTGAAGCCTCATGAAGCTCAGAGTTACCGCAAGAAGGCCCTGTGGGTGTCCTGGGCGTCCATCATGGTCACTATTGTCCTGGCCATCGCTGCTTTCAGTGAGTAGCAGCTGGTGTTTTCACAATTCTTCTGTGTGTTCACAGaattcataaacacacagagatactGGTGCCTGCTGCTTGGTCCTTCATTGAAGGACAGGTTTGTTAATTACTCTGACACCCTGCTATTCAACGTGACACCCAACACACTGATCAAACAGCTACTGAAAACGAAAGACATCATAGATAAGCAACTGATGTGATAACACATGTACTCACACACGCCAACTCTGACAGTGCACGCTTCATGCTAAGATCCTGTGTTATTCAGACCTAAACCTTTCGTCTCCCGCTGTTTCCTTTTCAGGGACAATTTCTCTGAGTTAAGAAAGCAGCATGGAACATTTGTGCTGTCAAAAAGGGGAATTCAACCTTGATTCCTGccgcagtgttttttttttgttagagGTGGAACGGGTTTGAGCACTTGTCTTCATTATTAGCATCACTAAGGATGAGACCCTCCTCTGTGGATTCAGTGACTCATTGTGGCTTATACGATGTAGAACAGCAGGGAAATTACTTATTGTCTGCTTGTGGATAGTTTGTCAGACTTGGAGGCACTGGTGTCAGATATCTTTTAAAACTTGAAGCAAACTCTTACAAGTGATGCTTGAAATGATGATTTCTGATCACTGAAACATCAGACTTTGGTAGTCTTGTTTAGTAACTACTGCGATATTCAACTGTTtgttcataaacacacattagtgCTTGACAGATGCATTAATAAAGAAGACAAGCTTTGCAGCAGTGTAGCTGATCATCTCAACATTGGTTTGTAGATGTGCACAGATATGagagtttcctgttttcctgtaaGACTAGACAGAGAGCGTGATGGGATTTTTTCATGTAGCTGCTCATTTAGAAAGATAAAAAGTGTAAACAGGACCTTCTCTTCACAGAACAGTTTCCACAAAGTCATCATTAGACACCAGCATGCTAATTATCTTAGTAGCTAGTTAAGTAAATAGAAGAAGTTACGTGCAGAGACGAGGTAGCTCGTCGAGGTTTGGTGGGTTGAGCAGCATGCTGTGTAGTTTGACATGGAGTTAGCTGGTTGTAGAACCTTTGCACGGCAGTTGTTATTGATATTGGAGTGAATTTGATCTGGTACAGAGGGTTGGTTGAGTGTGTGACTTCTGGGGTGCTGGAACACACTGTTGAGCCTCCCTGGTGTCATGGGTCCCACTCATCACAACCGTAGTCATTGAGAGGGTGTCCACCTGTTGACCCCTACAGGTTGAACTCCCACACTTCCTGTCTTTAATACCACGTTCCTTTATTTGATAAGACAGCCCAGATGAAGTTGCCAAGCCAGTTGGACCAGCCACTGCAGCTTAACATGAGCAGATATGATGCAGATGTAAGGTCGAGCACCTGCTCCGTGCTGGGGTGAAGACAGGACTGAAGAACACTTGGTGCAGCAGATTTAAGATGGCTGCCCAGTAATAGACCAGTAGCATTCAACAAAGAATACTGGGTCTACAGTAAACTGGGTCTCAACTTCATAACATCCCTGTAGTCCTGCAGCAGGTCCCCTCACTTGTCACATCTTGCCTATTCCCACTGCACTGCTTtcaaatgagctgcagaactgaGGAGAGGAAGTGATGGATGAGACCAGTGAAGCAGCTGATTCTAGTTTACAGTGGTTTGACTTGTACTCAGGAAAATCTACTGGGTTTGaggaagaagtaaaaaaaatttaaaagtcAATTGTTAGTTCGCTTTACTTAAGTTACAGTTAGTGAAGCAACTGAGTCTCACTGcgaataacaataataataataagtcatAATAATAACGATACAGTCTCATGTAGTCCTGTTGTAGATTCACattgttaataatttaataaaatacaatataattattttgtcatttacagttttGGATCTTGTATGTATGATTTGTGAAGttattataaagaaaacatttgttcagaGCTAAAGTTTTACTCCATTGTTCCAGTTCATAGCAGCATAAATTAATTTCACTGCAGTGCAGTTCCTCCTCTTtgctccacttcctgtttgagtCTTTTCACAAAAATCCACTGTACTGCATGACCCGATACACACTTGTTAAACCTTCTGTAAAACTGGTACTTTGAAAATAAGCCAGTGTGTACAGAGTGTAAGTCTGTCCATGGCCGTGACCAGACAGTGGGAAAATCCTGTTATCATCAGGTGGTGCTAGCATCATCATACTCCATCCTCctttatgtttgtttgctctgtagATAGACATTGTCTTGACAAATCTGTTTTCATAAGGTGCTACCTGCAAAAAGTAAACCACACCAAACAAATGATCAAGTATTTTAAAGGAAGGAAATCAGTCAAAcgcagaaaatgtaaatgaagttaGCATTGGGCAACTTTTTTCAATgtattgaatttaaatgattatACCAGTTCACTTCAGACTAATTCTATGAATCTACATCACTCTCTGTACATCAGCAAAAAAGTACAGTATGATTATTTGAAGAGTCGACTTTAAACATGATATAGAAGCACTGACTTTATTCTCAGTCTGACTATGgatgcagagctgcagtgtgtgtatcAGCTTTACGTGATAACACAATGAGAGTTGCCGGTAATATTCTCTGTATGAACATAACAAAGATGCACTCAGGTAGGTACAGCTCGAAGTTTATCATATGGACTTCCTAGTTGGCACTATTCACACTTTAGAGGTGTTACTATACGAAGGTAAGTTGATGGTTTGCAGTTTTCAGAAACAGATTTTGAGAAGTTAATTAAGTGTTTTTGTTCCAGTCTGACTCGCCAAGCTTGAAGTAAAAGAGCAATTCCTGTTGGCTGGAACCACTtcatcacagaaaaacaatgatATGAATAACATTACCAAATAGAAGATTTTTTATAAGACATTTAATGTCAGTTTATATTTATAGAGGTCCCTACTTACCTTTCACTAGTCTAGTTAACACAGTCTAGGACACGTTTTGGTAAGTATTCGCTTTGTGAGGAGTAGTAACTGAGAGGAACACATCCATAAGTATCCAATGCCAGCAGCCAGTTGGCTTAGTGCCCGGAAAGAAAATAGTTCTAGTAGATAACATCCTGCATTTACATTAGCATGCTTCAGAAGTGGTATTAGGttaatatttttaactttgGGCGAAGGTGGCCACCTGTTTAATCTGCTTCCAGACTATCTACGTATTCTAACTAGGCTAAGCTAATTGTCTGCAGGCTCTAACCTCATATTGAGGCTATATATATTGTATGAAAATTATATTCATCTTCTCATAAAGCCAAAATTATGACGATTTCTCATGTTGCTCTGCAGCTTAATTCACATTAAACCATATAAATGTGCCACTTATTAGCTGTGGCAGTAGCAGAATAGACAGCAAACACATTTGTATCTGAACTGTTGTATTTGTATAAAAAACTGAAGCAGATTTGTTGTCAGAGTTTGTTCATGTGACCCTGAATTTCACCTCCAGATCATGTTTACGTGTCTGCAAACCTCACTAGAATGAAATTAGTAGAGTTGAACTGagttgaatgaataaatgaatatatgaaaatgtaattgaGCCCCTCACAGCTGCTTTAATAACAAACTGTATAGCTAcaaaagcacagacagacaaacaccgtcagagacagagtgtgtatctgtatgtatgtctgtgcaAAAGCCTGGTGCGATGCTGGAGCTCTGTCCCCGCTGACACCCACCCAGCTTTCATGGGAGCCAATTAGCGAGTGCTGGGCTCAGCTTTGACgaccacagagctgcagaacatTCGTTTACACacagtttcttctttctgctcttAATGAAGGAGCTaggaagagaggaaagatgGGAGGAGGTAGGAGGAACAGCAGAAATACTGCTCACATCTGGGTTTAGACTGCCAGCTCATGACATTAGAGGCAGATCTGGGGTCTCTCTGCCCCAAATCACTTCTCTAAAAACAAAGCAGGCAGCAGTGAGGTTGGAATATGATAGAAGGAAGTGAGGGAGTGTATTTGAGACAAAAATGAATCTGCATCCCTTCATTTACTTTCCTGTAAGTCATGAATAAGTTAAGCCttgctgtgtttttcagctCATGCTGCTCTTATTTTATAAATCCATCCAAATAGGAAGCTTCAAGAAAGCTTTTTGCTCCTGCTCCTTTTTCCTTGTTAGTTCAACTCTGGCAGATGCCTAACACTCTGGTATCTGGTTCCTCCCtctttatttactttcatttgTACAGCTGTCGagttgtgtttgctgtgtcaTTTGTCTGTTACCACACAGGGAGCTCACGCaagtgtttgacattttttgacAAGAAGAAAATCTCCACCCTGGACATCCAAAGATGGAAGATGTCAGCCATGCAGCACAGTAAACATATAGTCTACAGCAGAACACAAAACTTATATCACCTGATAACCAATATGTATTTTAActtgtaaatatatatagtacaaATCAAACaggcagagaagaaaacatttaatattcagAGCCAAAACATCAGGCGTAGATTCAAATGTCACTGTGTATGctgatgttgctgcttttcAATATGTCCTCCAAATAAACGACAAGGCCTCATCAATGTTTAAGAATAAGATTCATAGTGGCAACACTAGGGTTAAGGTTTGATTAGCTATAAACTCCAAAACTACTTGGTCTCTCTGTGAGCCTTActgttgtttatattattaCGACAGAACATACAGATGTAAATGTATACTACCGTccaaaagtatttattttagctgaagtctgaaaacatttgggtttaacatcaaaacatgaatatgagacaaaagatcaacatttctttttgaGTATATTTTTTGAGGATAAGCACTCAAGTTTACCATTTGTAGTAAATGTGGATTGTTGAACATCCTTTGATGATATATATCTCTTCAAAAGTGTCCAGCCTTTGTCCAAGCAGGGAGAAATCTTCCTCATCAGTTCCTTGTGATTACCTTCTttatcaaaactgaaaaaaaaacttaattctttgtgttttatattttccaaTGTTAGACCTCTTGGGTAATTTCACTCTAATCTTCATCATCCCATTTTCAGACATTGCCAGAATTTAAGAGTATTACTCTCACCATTTTCACTTAAGCTCGTTGCCCAGGGAATAGAAGAATGACTCTTTTCTAGCTTGAGACGTGTCCAGTTCAGCCCAGTTCAGCCCAGTTTAGTCCAGTTCAGCTGTTATCACCATCAGGACAAATTTGTACCAGTCTAACCAGACTTATATAGGCTCTGGGACCAGTTAATGCTTTTAAATTCGGGcccaaactaaaaaaaaagagaattgtTTAAGAATTTGAAGTTGAGCTACATACTGATGTATCCTGCTGCcgtatgttttatttatttttcttatcatttaacagtttttaccattaatataaataattgaCAAACAATTGACGCTTCCTGTAATATGGGTTCTGCCACAAAAcaggtttttgtggttgtgtttttttttacaaaatcaaACAGCACTTAATGTGCCAACGTTCAGGTGATGAAGTGAAACTGGTTATTGAGCATTGTATTTGACGTTTTGCCAAATTTACTGTTAATTTCTACAATCAGTGTTGTTCACTTTGCTTCCTTGCTGCATCTCTGCAGATCTCCAGTATCGTTAAAAACCTCACTCATTTGTATTCAAGGGTTGTTCGTGTATGGTTTGCAGGAGAATGTGAAGGCAGCATtcgtttctgttttcattttagttcGGGCGATGGCAGGGGAGCGGATGATTGTGCCTTCAGCTGACGGAGAGCAACTGCATGTAGATGAAGTAATAAAAGAGAGGATCAAGAAAAATAGAAGCAAAGGAGACTGGaggaaatagaagagagagTTCAGCATAGAGGgatagagagaggaggaaatgattttactgttcttgcagcagaaagaaaatgagtgaCTAGGAAACAGATACCACACAAGGCTGCGTTTCTGTATGCAGGGCTGAGGCGAGTTGCTGGTCCCCAGTGAGTTCTGCTAAAAATAAaccagggaggagaggagaggattcCTCCCCTCTATCTGTCTGCATCttcttttctgctttgtctcctcattgcaggtgtttgtgtggatgaTTACACAATGGCtcaatgtttgttttcagcacatCTCTGGTTCGCTATCACTGGGGCAAAACAGGCAAATAGTCCGCTGCTAAACTAAATTACTCCAGTCAACACAGAGCATCTTATCCTGTCTGGCAGGTTTTTGTGCACTTGTATGATAATCATCCATCAGTGCAGGAAaaatcagcttcttcttcttttgattgGCAGCagtcacatttttttaattcatcctgctgctgcagcaaaaaACACTTTGATGTTGATGCTGTAATATGCCAATGAGGATATAACACATCTCCAGTGAACACGCTACAGCACGTGATTAAAGAGAGACCGTTTAATGTGTTCCACATTAAAGTTAACAGGCAGTAATATACGCTGTATGTAACTTAAATTCCCAGAGCACAGTGTACAAGATTCATCACTTCCTTTTTAAAAGGAATCAAAAATGCATCTCTATGTCTATAAATAGGAATAGGTTGCTGGAGATGGATGGAAAGATTTGTAACAGAAGCTCTAATCTCATATATAAAACCGTTTTAATGTCTGTTGAAATATCTAAAAATATCAGCGGAGAAACACAATGAATTCGTTTGTTTGTTGACGtacatttcattctgttttctttccagctGTTTCCATCATGCGTCACAGTGCTTCAGCTTTCGGATTTGCTGTAAGTCGACTGTACAGCCTGCACTTCACCAATGTTACGATGGCTAACACTGCATGATGTGGTGACGAGAAGGTaacgtgtttttgttttccatctccAGTTTGATGCCACGCTGGATGTGTTGTCCTCTGTCATTGTGTTGTGGCGGTACAGCAACGCTGCAGCCGTCCACTCAGCACACCGTGAATACATGTAAGTGCAATCACCTTATATAAAAATGACTTTCATGAAAGttcattaaaatgagaaaactgATGATGAAATGATGGCTTACACAAATACAGCTAAAATATTCCCATTTGGTGCTCTGAACACCTGCAGTGTAGGTCAGCACTGTTCCcccaaaatataatttaactgTCTGAGATTAAGTCTTAACCATCCAAATTAAACTGAGCAAATATCAAATAGAATATAAGACAAAAGGAAATAACATGCAGTGTGTAGATCAGTCAGAATACAGCTTTGTTTCGCCGTCTTAAGATCACATTAGCAGACAGCTGCAGTTGTTTCAACTTGCTTGTTTCAGCTTCAATCTGTCCAGTGTCCATTGTGGGAGTTTGTGCTCTGCTTTGTCCTGTAGAGGAGTGAGTCAAACAGCAGGTctcctcagctctgtctgcCTCGGCCCACTGGGACCGATCACAGATGGGTGTCTCACGTCTTATCTCTACCTGGCTgtaaatagtgtgtgtgtgtgagtgtgtgtgtgtgtgtgtgtgtgtgtatagaggTCACTTGGGCCTTTCAGAGTCTGTTGAATGCTCAGAGTGCTGACAGCTGGTAActggaagacagagaagaagacagaaaaccagCTGTGTATCTGCTCTTTTCTATTAAACTGAGAGATTAGACTGGAAAtgaaactatatatatatatgtgtgtgtgtgtgtgtgtgtgtgtgtgtgtgtgtgtgtgtgtgtgtgtacagtatgcataCACACAAGAGCAAAGCTGTGACGAGGTCTCAGAGGGGAGACTGCTAATTGCCGTGGAGACGACAGATGAAGTCATGTCCTCTGGAGATGAGACTGTAACACAGACTCAGAAAGACATTAATTCAGCTGTCGATTCAAATAGTCGACATGCTGCAAACAATAAACCACCAGTTAGCCGCTAACATATTCGAATCAACGTTAGCCTCAGAGAGGGATCAGAATAAATGAGTACACTCAGACACAAGAAAAGCAAGTACAagtataatataacataaaacACCCCCAGGtgtatatttaaagtaaaaaagttattttgtaTAATTGTATATTTGCGCAAGATCTGAAACAACTGTAGGTTTGTagaattaaaatgaacaaaccaTCCAGTATTTATACAGCTGCAGTAGCTACGTATATGTAATGACTGAAGGCTGGTTTGTGTTTCACTAAAACACCTATGATGAGCGAGTTTAAGTGTTAACGAACTACTGCGCCCTGGAGAGCACAGGACATGGAAAGGTTTGGAGATATTATGTGTTCACAGGGGAAACTCACTGTAACAACCATCAGCTTTAAAGAGCAGCGGAGTCTGAGGAGCCCACTTTGATTTACTTTCATATTGTCTTGTGAGGACGTTAATGGCTTGAACTACTGGATTCATTCAACACCTGATGATGCCTTCAATTACACCTGCTGTATTTTTGATCGGGTGTCTGAGAGAGTGTCTTTTCATTAAAACGTCCACACAAGTTCACCTCTTGAAAACAGTCTTCATTACTTCACTTCGGCGGATAATTGGAGAATTCAGACAAAGTTCAGGACGCTGCTAAGACAGTAATTGGCTTCACTTAGAGGACAGACTTCCTCcttgatcacacacacacacacgtataaaCACACCTCCAAGCAACAAGAACACACACTCGTGTGTTTACAAGCTTTCAAAAAGACCCCGTGCACATGTgaagtcacacagacacacaactatagcactgttgtgtgtgtgtgtgtgtgtgggttcaTTACAAAGCCATCAACTTTCATCAGACTGAATGAGACAACTACCGACCCTCAGCCAGAGAGTCCGTATTATTCTTATTCATTCCTTTATCTATCTGTTTGATAGAGGAGATGTGGCTGAATAGCGATACCCAAGGATGAACTGGTTGCCAAGGTAACAAGCTTGAGATGTCAAAAGAAGACGAATTGGAGAGTTTTGTTCCTAAATGAAAACGTGAagcttttcaaaacaaaaacaccattGTTTATACGACTGTGGCAGAGGTGAGAATGAGACGCTGTTATTGTGGAGGTGTTGACGTTAAACCGTAACGTCGTCCTCGTGTGGCCTGATAGATGTGCTGAAACACAACCTGTATTTTGCTGAAAACCTCCACCGGTCTTTGTGCAAtcctgttattgttattgtgagTTATTGTGTAATTTTTACGTCCACAGTGTGCAAGAAACAATAAGGCAGCTGTTTGTGGATTGAGAGctccctcagtgtgtgtgtgtgtgtgagtgtgtgtgtgtgtgtttcctatTGAGGACTTCCCAAAGTAATAGGGGGTGTTGCCTTGGTTACATCATTCGGTCAAAACCCAGGACACTAAATGTGATTCAAGAGCAGCCTTCAGGTATAAGCTCAGGCTCCAATTGTTTTTGTCTCCCTCTAGACTTTGTTAATAGGGTAGCAGTGTTTAAAGGACATCTGTGTCATTTTAcagggattta is part of the Anabas testudineus chromosome 2, fAnaTes1.2, whole genome shotgun sequence genome and harbors:
- the LOC113163218 gene encoding transmembrane protein 163-like, which encodes MTDPTPPDPTAVPDPAVVVDPTVVNGQCEQQQQQQPHTESQGEGLKMDQEMKITDSIEDGGLLESSMRLKPHEAQSYRKKALWVSWASIMVTIVLAIAAFTVSIMRHSASAFGFAFDATLDVLSSVIVLWRYSNAAAVHSAHREYIACVILGVVFILSSLCILGKAIHDLAIRLLPEVDDFLFSVSIVSGLVCIILAVIKFMLGKVLTSRALVTDGFNSLVGGIMGFSILISAEVFKHEPKVWYLDGTIGVLIGLIILAYGVKLLVDMIPRIRQTRNYERFE